A DNA window from Lagenorhynchus albirostris chromosome 5, mLagAlb1.1, whole genome shotgun sequence contains the following coding sequences:
- the PLSCR4 gene encoding phospholipid scramblase 4 isoform X2, whose product MSVPTGPEQLADEMENQIKSPDPRPGAPPEYNSHFVPGPPGPAVPPPAGHPGGLPVGYYSPHQPTTFPLYMQTGGSHPIQYQPGKYPAPQHSAPIVWMPMPTVMPNCPPGLEYLAQLDNIHVLQHFEPLEMITGFETNNTYDIKNNLGQMVYFVTEDTDDYTRNAYRTLRPFVLRVTDCMGREIMTMQRPFRCTCCCFCCPSTRQELEVQCPPGVTIGFVAEHWNLCRAVYSIQNEKKEDMMGVLGPCSTYGCGSDSVFEDFMYFESSPPQRSSTHN is encoded by the exons ATGTCAG TCCCCACAGGCCCTGAACAACTTGCAGATGAAATGGAGAATCAAATAAAATCACCTGATCCAAGGCCTGGTGCCCCTCCTGAGTACAATTCCCATTTTGTACCAG GGCCCCCTGGACCAGCTGTCCCTCCTCCTGCAGGCCACCCAGGAGGCTTGCCTGTGGGATACTACAGTCCACATCAGCCCACTACCTTCCCCTTGTACATGCAAACTGGTGGTAGCCATCCTATCCAGTACCAGCCTGGAAAATATCCTGCACCACAACATTCTGCTCCAATAGTGTGGATGCCAATGCCAACTGTTATGCCAAACTGTCCTCCAGGTCTGGAATATTTAGCCCAG TTGGACAACATACATGTTCTTCAGCATTTTGAACCCCTGGAAA TGATAACAGGTTTTGAAACTAATAATACATATGATATTAAAAACAACCTGGGCCAGATGGTTTACTTTGTGACCGAAGACACAGATGATTATACCAGGAATGCTTATCGGACACTGAGGCCCTTTGTGCTCCGGGTCACTGACTGTATGGGCCGAGAAATCATGACAATGCAGAGACCTTTCAGATGcacctgctgctgcttctgttgcCCCTCCACCAGGCAAGAG CTGGAGGTGCAGTGTCCTCCTGGTGTCACCATTGGCTTTGTTGCCGAACACTGGAACCTGTGCAGGGCAGTGTACAGCAtccaaaatgagaagaaagaagatatGATGGGAGTGCTTGGGCCATGCTCAACCTATGGCTGTGGTTCAGATTCTGTTTTTGag